Part of the Sphingobacteriaceae bacterium genome, GTGACCGCTGCCGGTTTAATTAATGGAGGGGTATATTTATTAAATAAAAAGTATTTCCTCACAAATACAATACCTGATACTAATTTTTCTATTGAAAGAGATTGTTTTCCCGAATCGGTAAAACAAAAACAAATTAGCGGATTTGAGTTTAACGGTTTTTTCATAGATATTGGCATTCCGGAAGATTATAACAAAGCACAAAATGACTTTAAGAAATTTAAATATTGATAAAAGCTGGACGCTCTTTTTAGATCGAGATGGAGTTATTAATAAAAAACTCGACAATGATTATGTTAAACATTGGATAGAGTTTGAGTTTTTAACCGGAAGCTTAGAGGCACTTAAAAATTTAAATTCCTTTTTTCAGATTATTGTGGTGGTAACCAATCAACAAGGCATTGGTAAAGGATTGTATAGAGAAGAAGATTTGGAAATCATTCATAAAAATATGATTTATGAAATTAATTATATGGGCGGAAGAATTGATAAAGTGTATCATTCGCCCTATTTAAATGAATTAAATCACCCTACCAGAAAACCTTCCACTGGTATGGGATTGGCGGCACAAAAAGATTTTCCGCAGATCGATTTTAGTAAAAGTATTATAGTTGGGGATAGCATAACGGATATGCAATTCGGTAAAAATTTGGGTATGAAAACTGTTTTTATTTCAGATGCCGAAAGTAAAAATGAGTTCATTGATTTTCATTTCCCTTCCTTATTAGCATTTAGCCAAGCCATCATTTGAAAATTTCTATCATAACCATTTGCTTTAATGCTGCTGAAACGATTGAGAAAACAATCCTATCTGTAATTAATCAAAATTATAAACAACTTGAATATATTATAATTGATGGTGGCTCAACGGATAGTACAATGGACATTGTAAATAAACACAAATCTAAAATTCAAAAAATAATTTCAGAAAAGGATAAAGGTTTGTATGATGCATTAAATAAGGGATTGAATTTAGCAAGCGGCGATGTTATTGCTTTTTTGCATGCCGATGATGTGTATGCGAATAATGAGGTACTTGAAAAATACGCCAATGTTTTTTCAGTTACCCATGCTGATGCTGTTTATGCTGATTTAGTATATATATCGCAGGAAAAACCTGATAAAATTGTGAGAAAATGGATAAGTGGAAAATATAAACCCGGCGCATTTATGAATGGTTGGATGCCTCCTCATCCAACACTTTTTATCCGAAAAAGAGTATTTGAGAAATACGGAAATTTTAATAGCAGTTTTACTTCTTCGGGCGATTATGAATTGATGTTGAGGTTCATTCATAAATTCAAAATCAATTTAGCCTATTTAAACGAATTAACGGTGAGCATGCGGGTTGGCGGAAAAAGTAATAAGAGTTTAAAAAACAGATTGATAGCGAATAAAGAAGATAGACTCGCCTGGAGAATAAATGATTTAAAACCCAGGCCTTACACTAGATATCTGAAACCTTTCAGAAAATTGCTCCAATTTCGCAAATCCAACATGTCAAAATAGTATATTTATTCTTTGCTTTTCATATCCAAAAGACAGATTTTAAGCCATTTATCTTTGTTCATAACCTGTTAATTGAGGGAATTAACCGCTTAACCGAGTAAATAGGGCTAATCAGGTAGCAATAAAGGTTTGAAGATTGGTCATTTATTACGAAATTCAGAGGATGAATAAGAATACAACTTTTCGACTTTTTTGGCTTTCATTCATTTTTTGCTTAGCTATTGACCCGACAAATTTTATAATCGGACAAAACAATCAATTACCAAGTAATTTGGTTATTGGTAATTGGCAAAATGCCATACTCCGCGCCGACGGCTTAACCGAAATTGATGGGGTGGAAGCATTCTGTCAACTAACTGTGTGTAATCAACAAGAGTTTATCATTATAAAATTTATTAATAAAAATAATTATGCGGTTAACGTAGAATGGAAAGATGCTGTATTTCATAATGGAAATTGGTATTACGCTTCAAATCCAAATAATAAAACTTTAAATATTCCTGCCAATTCTACGGCAGAAGGTTCTTGTCAAGGTGCTCTGAATTTGAAATTATCGAAAAATTCAATTCAGGATGTGCCACAAACATTCGAGTATTTCACAGTTTCAGGATTAAAAATTATTCAATAGAAAAAATTTAAAATGAAAATTAATTATTTGCACAACGCAAAAGTATCTTTCGGTAGCAAATTTGTAGCGATTTTATTTTTGCTTTTCACTTTTCAATTAAAATCACAAGTAGTTATTACTAATACTGTTACTTGGACTACAGGTTGGTGTAATATTTGCGGCCCTCAAACCGGAAATTATGCTTGTGCACAAGGTTCCGGTTCTGGAAATTGGAACAATGGAATTAGAACATTTGCCACTGCAATTCCTCCGGGAAATGTGGTTACAGGCGTTTGTGTTACTGTGAATAAAGTGGATTGCGGTCTTACCAATCTTTGTGTGAACATCAATGGTGTATTGATCGGATGTCAAAACGTACCTCCCGGAACCAATTGTAGTTGCGGTGCTTGCTGGCCAATGACTTTTTGCCAAGCATTTCCTTGTCCAACCGGTCTCCCTAATTTTAATTTAAACGGAAATAATCAAATTCAATTAGTGAATACCGGTAACCTTTGTGTGAACAATGCAGTTATCACTTTAACATACATGACTTGTTGCCCAACGCCAACTATTTTAGCAACTGCCAATCCGGCATCAGTTTGTCCGGGTAAAAGTAGTACGCTAACCGCTAGTGGTGCCGGAATTGGTGGAACATACACATGGCAACCTGGTGGATTAGTTGGTCAAAACGTAGTGGTTACTCCCGGCGCTACTACAATTTATACAGTAACAGGTACAACCAGTTTAAATTGCTCTAGTACTCGCACTGTTCAGGTTACAGTAAATCCTTTACCTGTATTAACACCTAATAGTAATAGTCCAATTTGTGCCGGTAAAACCTTAAGTCTCACAACCAATGCCATGAGTTCATATACCTGGTCGGGACCAGGCGGTTGGTCTTCTAACTTACAGAACCCAACACGTAATCCTGTCGTCGCAGGAGCATATACTCTTATTGCTACTTCAGCTCTTGGCTGTACCAATACAGCCATTGTAAATGTAATTGTCACACCTAACCCTACACCAACAGCAACCAATAACGGTCCGCTGTGTCCCGGTGCATTTTTGCTATTAACAGGCGGTGGTGGTGGTACCTATAATTGGACCGGGCCTAATGGATATACAAGTCCCGGACAATCTCCGTTTATAGCCAATGCTCAGCCTTCGGTAGCGGGAGTATATTCCTTGATGGTTACCGTTAATGGTTGTACTAATGTTACAACTACCTCGGTGGTAATTAATCCTGCTCCTACCCCTATAGCCAATAGTAATAGCCCTGTTTGTTTAAATAAGCCATTAAATTTAATAGGCCTTGGCGGGGTTACTTACACATGGACAGGACCAAACGGATATACCTCTACCCAACAAAATCCGGTAATTGCCTCGGCGCAATTCAGTAATGCCGGGGTATATACCTTAGCGGTAACTAATGGAAGCGGATGCGTAGGGACCACCACAATTAATGTTATTGTAAATCCATTACCCACACCAATTGTAAACAACCCGTTGGTTTGTTTAGGTCAACCCATTAATTTAACCGCAAGCGGAGGAACGGCATATGCCTGGAGCGGACCGTTAGGATATAATTCAAATGTACAGAACCCGGTAATTCCAAACGCTCAGTTAAATATGAGTGGTGGATATTCTGTAGTTGTAACCAGCGCGGCAGGTTGTACTGCTCAAGCGGTTGCCAACGTAACGGTCATCACCTTACCACAACCAACACTTACTACAAATTCTCCGGTTTGTCAGGGAGGTGTTTTAAACTTAATTGGAAGTGGAGGAACAACTTATACTTGGACCGGACCTAATGGATTTGCGAGCAACTTGCAAACACCATTCATTGCCAATGTTCCATTAGCAGCAAGTGGTATTTATTCTTTAATGGTAACGGTAGGAACCTGTACCAACATAGTAACAGCTTCAGTAACGATAAATCCATTACCAACGCCAACGGCGCAGTCTAATAGTCCTGTATGTTTAAATCAACCCATTAATTTAACAGGCAGCGGAGGAACGACGTATACTTGGACAGGTCCCGGAGGATATTTGAGTAACCAACAAAATCCGGTAATTGCTTCGGCACAGTTTAGTAATGCGGGCACTTATACATTAACAGTAACCAATGCTAATAACTGTGTAAACAATACCACGGTAAATGTGATCGTAAATCCATTACCTGTACCCATTGTAAACAACCCATTAGTTTGCTTAAATCAACCTATTAACTTAACGGCAAGCGGGGGCACAGCTTATGCCTGGAGCGGACCGTTAGGATATACATCCAATCAACAAAACCCAACCATATTAAACGCACAGTTAAACATGAGCGGGGGATATTCGGTAATTGTAACCAGCGCGCAAGGTTGTACCGCTCAAGCGGTAGCCAACGTAACAGTCATTACTTTACCGCAACCGATTATCCAAAGCAGCAGTCCGAATTGTGTGGGATCTACCTTAACCTTTACCGGAAGCGGTGGAGCTACCTACAACTGGAGTGGACCAAATGGTTTTGCCAGCGCCTTACAAAATCCTAGCATTCCTAACGTGCAGTTAAATGCAAATGGCATATACACTTTAATAGTAACTGCAGGAACTTGTTCAAATGTAACAACAGCCTCAGTAATGATAAATCCATTACCAACACCTACAGCACAGTCAAATAGTCCGGTATGTGTGTTGCAGTCGATCAACTTAACAGGCAGTGGAGGAACGACTTATACTTGGAGTGGTCCGGGAGGATATACTTCTAACCAACAAAACCCGGTGATTGCAGTAGCACAAGGCTCTAATGCAGGTGTGTATACGTTAACGGTAACCAATGCAAATGGATGTGTTAATTTTACAACAACAAACGTTGTAGTGAATCCACTTCCGGTTCCGGTGGTGAGTAACTTAACGGTATGCTTAAATCAACCTATTAACTTAACGGCCAGCGGGGGCACGGCCTATGCCTGGAGCGGACCGTTAGGGTATACATCCAATCAACAAAATCCAACCATATTAAATGCGCAATTGAACATGAGTGGAGGTTATACAATGGTAGCAACTAGCGCACAAGGCTGTACAGCCTCGGCGGTAGCCCAGGTAACAGTATTACCATTACCACAGGCTACTATAACCAGTAACAGTCCGGTATGTTTTGGATCTACCTTATCCTTCACAGGAAGTGGAGGAGCTACGTACAACTGGAGTGGACCAAATGGATTTGCCAGTTTATTACAAAACCCAAGCATACCTAATGTGCCTCTAGCGGCAAGCGGAATTTATTCATTAATTGTATCAGTGGGAACTTGTACGAATGCCACTACGGCATCGGTAACAGTAAATGCCTTACCAACACCAACGGCTCAATCTAATAGTCCGGTGTGTTTATTACAGCCAATTAATTTTACGGGACTTGGCGGAGTAACTTACACTTGGAGTGGACCTGGTTTAAACACCATTCAACAGAATCCGACCATTGCAGTAGCACAAAACACCAATGCAGGTAATTATACTTTAACTGTAACAGATGCCAACGGCTGTGTGAATAATGTAGTGACCAATGTGGTAATAAATCCATTACCTGTGATTGTGGTTAATAACCCAACAACCTGCGTAAACACAAACATTAACTTGACATCAAGTGGCGGAGTGGGTTATTCCTGGAGTGGGCCTTTAGGCTTTACATCCATACTTCAAAACCCGAGTATTCCTTTAGCACAGGTAAATATGTCAGGAGCATATACGGTAACAGTTACCACGGTAAATGGTTGTACGGCCCAATCGGTTGCAAACGTATCAGTTATTGCCTTGCCTCAACCAACGGCAAATAGCAACGGGCCAAAGTGCGTTGGGCAGAACTTACAATTATTGGGCAGCGGTGGAATGACATTTAGCTGGGTAGGACCAAACGGTTTTTTCAGTGCAACTCAAAATCCTGTAATTACTAATGTACAATTAGCAGCCGGGGGAGTTTATACTTTAGTTTCTACTGCCAATACTTGTACAAATTCTACTACGGTAAATGTGGTTATCAATCCATTGCCAACACCAAATATCATCAGCAACAGTCCGGTATGTTTGAATCAGCCATTAACTTTGAGTGGTAGTGGTGGAACAACTTACACTTGGACAGGTCCAGCAGGATATTTAGACATTACCCAAAACCCAACCATAGCCGTAGTTCAGAACAATAATGCCGGTACATATACCCTAACCGTTACAGATAATAATAATTGTACTAATACAATAACCAGTGTAGTGGTTGTAAATCCATTACCTGCAGTATCCGCCAATGGAGCGGCGGCCTGTTTAAGTACACCAATTAATTTAACTTCGTTTGGAGCGGCGCTTTATAGCTGGAGTGGTCCAAGTGGATTTACTTCTAACCAGCAAAACCCGGTGATTCCAATTGCTAACATGTCTCACAGCGGTCAGTACACGGTTATAGGCACCAGCGCCCAAGGTTGTACGGCACAGGCGGTGGCCAATGTAACAGTAATTGCATTACCGGTTGCCAGTATCAGCGCAGCGGACCCTTGTATTGGAGGAAATTTGATATTGATAGGTAACGGAGGAACAAGCTATAACTGGACGGGACCAAATGGCTTCACCAGTTCGTTCTCAAATCCAGTGATCAATAATGTTACTTTAGCAGAAAGCGGAATTTACAATCTAACGGTTACTGTTGGTCCTTGCAGCGGCTCAACCAGTCATTCTGTTACGGTACATCCGTTACCTATACCGATATTAACCAGCAACAGTCCGATTTGTTTAAAGGAGATGATTACCATGTCAGGTTCGGCGGGGAATGCATACACCTGGTCGGGACCTAACAATTACAACGGTTCAGGCACTACCATTAACTTATTAAATGCATCATTCTCGCATGTGGGAACCTATACCGCAACGGCTACCGATATATTTGGATGTGTGAATACAGAAACCATATCCATTGCGGTAAATCCGTTACCTGTTGTTGGTACTAAAGGTTCAACGCTTTGCGCAACAAAAACAGTTTCATTAGAAGTAGGAGGAGGATTAACTTATAATTGGAGTGGACCATTAGGATTTAGTTCTACCAGTTCAAGCATACAAATCCCAAATGCAACACCGGATATGAGCGGAACGTATACTGTTATTGTAACGGATGGCAACAGTTGTAACAATACGGGAGTAGCCCATGTGAGTGTGATGCCCTCACCGGCCATTGATGTTACGGCAACTTCACCAATTTGTGCCAACCACACCATTCAGTTAACGGCCTTTGCTCCAACGGGGAACACTTACTTCTGGAGTGGGCCAAATGGCTTTTTAACCACGCAGCAAAATCCAAAAGTGATAGATGTAAATCAGGCAGCCGGAGGAACGTATACCGTTCAGGTAACTGATCCTATAGGTTGTGTTGGATTTACAGTGATACAAGTGGAAGTAAAACGTGCACCGCAAATTAATATCGCTAGCGATAAGCTCAATGGTTGTGTTCCTTTGTGTGTAAATATTACACCAAGTAATGCAGGAGATTTAAGTAATATTATCTGGGAGTTCGGAGATGGCAGTGTGGCTAACGGCATGAGTGCGTCAACCTGTTACAATAAAGCGGGTAATTACTTTGTTAAAGCAACCTACACAAATAAAACAGGATGTAAGAATGTAAGTGATTTAGCTATACAAGCCTATCCAATACCGGTAGCTGACTTTAATTATGCGCCTACCAAGCCAACAGTGAATGAACTTATCGATTTCAGAGATGCCAGTTCAGAGGCTAACGTGGTGCAGTGGACCTGGAACTTCTCGCATCAATATGCCAAGCCGGCCTTTAGTTCGCAAGTAGGTGTGATTTATGAAAATCCGGGAGCCTATGCTGTAG contains:
- a CDS encoding HAD family hydrolase; its protein translation is MTLRNLNIDKSWTLFLDRDGVINKKLDNDYVKHWIEFEFLTGSLEALKNLNSFFQIIVVVTNQQGIGKGLYREEDLEIIHKNMIYEINYMGGRIDKVYHSPYLNELNHPTRKPSTGMGLAAQKDFPQIDFSKSIIVGDSITDMQFGKNLGMKTVFISDAESKNEFIDFHFPSLLAFSQAII
- a CDS encoding glycosyltransferase yields the protein MKISIITICFNAAETIEKTILSVINQNYKQLEYIIIDGGSTDSTMDIVNKHKSKIQKIISEKDKGLYDALNKGLNLASGDVIAFLHADDVYANNEVLEKYANVFSVTHADAVYADLVYISQEKPDKIVRKWISGKYKPGAFMNGWMPPHPTLFIRKRVFEKYGNFNSSFTSSGDYELMLRFIHKFKINLAYLNELTVSMRVGGKSNKSLKNRLIANKEDRLAWRINDLKPRPYTRYLKPFRKLLQFRKSNMSK
- a CDS encoding gliding motility-associated C-terminal domain-containing protein, which gives rise to MKINYLHNAKVSFGSKFVAILFLLFTFQLKSQVVITNTVTWTTGWCNICGPQTGNYACAQGSGSGNWNNGIRTFATAIPPGNVVTGVCVTVNKVDCGLTNLCVNINGVLIGCQNVPPGTNCSCGACWPMTFCQAFPCPTGLPNFNLNGNNQIQLVNTGNLCVNNAVITLTYMTCCPTPTILATANPASVCPGKSSTLTASGAGIGGTYTWQPGGLVGQNVVVTPGATTIYTVTGTTSLNCSSTRTVQVTVNPLPVLTPNSNSPICAGKTLSLTTNAMSSYTWSGPGGWSSNLQNPTRNPVVAGAYTLIATSALGCTNTAIVNVIVTPNPTPTATNNGPLCPGAFLLLTGGGGGTYNWTGPNGYTSPGQSPFIANAQPSVAGVYSLMVTVNGCTNVTTTSVVINPAPTPIANSNSPVCLNKPLNLIGLGGVTYTWTGPNGYTSTQQNPVIASAQFSNAGVYTLAVTNGSGCVGTTTINVIVNPLPTPIVNNPLVCLGQPINLTASGGTAYAWSGPLGYNSNVQNPVIPNAQLNMSGGYSVVVTSAAGCTAQAVANVTVITLPQPTLTTNSPVCQGGVLNLIGSGGTTYTWTGPNGFASNLQTPFIANVPLAASGIYSLMVTVGTCTNIVTASVTINPLPTPTAQSNSPVCLNQPINLTGSGGTTYTWTGPGGYLSNQQNPVIASAQFSNAGTYTLTVTNANNCVNNTTVNVIVNPLPVPIVNNPLVCLNQPINLTASGGTAYAWSGPLGYTSNQQNPTILNAQLNMSGGYSVIVTSAQGCTAQAVANVTVITLPQPIIQSSSPNCVGSTLTFTGSGGATYNWSGPNGFASALQNPSIPNVQLNANGIYTLIVTAGTCSNVTTASVMINPLPTPTAQSNSPVCVLQSINLTGSGGTTYTWSGPGGYTSNQQNPVIAVAQGSNAGVYTLTVTNANGCVNFTTTNVVVNPLPVPVVSNLTVCLNQPINLTASGGTAYAWSGPLGYTSNQQNPTILNAQLNMSGGYTMVATSAQGCTASAVAQVTVLPLPQATITSNSPVCFGSTLSFTGSGGATYNWSGPNGFASLLQNPSIPNVPLAASGIYSLIVSVGTCTNATTASVTVNALPTPTAQSNSPVCLLQPINFTGLGGVTYTWSGPGLNTIQQNPTIAVAQNTNAGNYTLTVTDANGCVNNVVTNVVINPLPVIVVNNPTTCVNTNINLTSSGGVGYSWSGPLGFTSILQNPSIPLAQVNMSGAYTVTVTTVNGCTAQSVANVSVIALPQPTANSNGPKCVGQNLQLLGSGGMTFSWVGPNGFFSATQNPVITNVQLAAGGVYTLVSTANTCTNSTTVNVVINPLPTPNIISNSPVCLNQPLTLSGSGGTTYTWTGPAGYLDITQNPTIAVVQNNNAGTYTLTVTDNNNCTNTITSVVVVNPLPAVSANGAAACLSTPINLTSFGAALYSWSGPSGFTSNQQNPVIPIANMSHSGQYTVIGTSAQGCTAQAVANVTVIALPVASISAADPCIGGNLILIGNGGTSYNWTGPNGFTSSFSNPVINNVTLAESGIYNLTVTVGPCSGSTSHSVTVHPLPIPILTSNSPICLKEMITMSGSAGNAYTWSGPNNYNGSGTTINLLNASFSHVGTYTATATDIFGCVNTETISIAVNPLPVVGTKGSTLCATKTVSLEVGGGLTYNWSGPLGFSSTSSSIQIPNATPDMSGTYTVIVTDGNSCNNTGVAHVSVMPSPAIDVTATSPICANHTIQLTAFAPTGNTYFWSGPNGFLTTQQNPKVIDVNQAAGGTYTVQVTDPIGCVGFTVIQVEVKRAPQINIASDKLNGCVPLCVNITPSNAGDLSNIIWEFGDGSVANGMSASTCYNKAGNYFVKATYTNKTGCKNVSDLAIQAYPIPVADFNYAPTKPTVNELIDFRDASSEANVVQWTWNFSHQYAKPAFSSQVGVIYENPGAYAVALMVVSDHGCKDTIVKQIVVEEDFAIYVPDAFTPNGDGVNDVFQPKGVGITNYEMNIFDRWGERIFTTNDMEIGWDGTFPRRTDQEIKQDVYVWHIKLMSVRGKAKELSGKVTLIK